In the genome of Dermacentor silvarum isolate Dsil-2018 chromosome 1, BIME_Dsil_1.4, whole genome shotgun sequence, one region contains:
- the LOC119437552 gene encoding CDGSH iron-sulfur domain-containing protein 3, mitochondrial-like, translated as MKFVQWCISGWSRAVPSVTRPSCRSLPAALGSRAGCHSGSSTPPAESFPELSPRPEKAYHSAYTQPTKGRIYDKKPFRFECKKGRVYHWCTCGFSHTQPFCDGSHRNPHLKITLKPIRFVAEETRSYWFCNCKQTANRPYCDGTHKQPHVQEQISIIK; from the exons ATGAAGTTTGTGCAATGGTGCATTAGCGGCTGGAGCCGCGCCGTACCATCAGTAACGCGG CCGAGCTGCCGTTCCCTGCCAGCCGCCTTGGGCAGCCGTGCTGGCTGTCACAGTGGCTCGTCGACACCACCAGCCGAGTCATTTCCTGAACTGTCACCACGTCCAGAGAAGGCATACCATTCTGCCTACACCCAGCCAACCAAAGGCCGCATCTATGACAAGAAGCCATTCCGATTTGAGTGCAAAAAGGGGCGCGTCTACCATTGGTGCACCTGTGGGTTCAGCCACACCCAG CCATTCTGCGATGGCAGCCACAGAAATCCACACCTAAAGATTACTCTTAAGCCAATTCGCTTTGTGGCCGAGGAGACACGCTCGTACTGGTTCTGCAATTGCAAGCAGACGGCAAACAGGCCGTACTGTGACGGCACCCACAAGCAGCCACACGTCCAGGAACAGATATCCATCATTAAATGA